A window from Kovacikia minuta CCNUW1 encodes these proteins:
- a CDS encoding IS701 family transposase, with amino-acid sequence MVTPRAPHPTLRFVDEYCELYADLFPEVRSFEAFKYLHIGMISDLKRKTLPAIAKAVGLANEQGLHNLLTESPWSVSRLRQHRLNLILELTQKQAMILLIDETGDCKKGNSTDYVKRQYIGNVGKRENGIVVVTAYGLFKGMILPLCFEVYKPRERLKPGENYQTKPQIASTMIRELMAMGFQFELVLADSLYGESDCNFISTLVALKLPYIVAIRSNHGVWLPQDQEVTAEPWQQFKRTFSNGETEVRYRREIIYGTRGSVRYWELTTDPETLPDNSTVFVMSNAPAIKLDEIGDAYGDRTWVEYGLKQSKDALGWADFRVTNYKQIERWWEIVMSAFTMVSLFADAFNSECPLSQQVFTQHPWWDNQRGWKNLLNNLRLVIEPWVAFNHLKQWLTVFFIPTLEQGFAQLIERMQQFYCPIIHELLLRRILFNSA; translated from the coding sequence ATGGTTACGCCTCGTGCACCTCATCCAACGCTGCGATTCGTGGATGAGTATTGTGAACTGTATGCTGACTTATTTCCAGAGGTGCGGAGCTTTGAAGCATTCAAATACCTGCATATTGGGATGATTTCAGATCTCAAACGCAAGACTTTGCCAGCTATTGCCAAAGCAGTTGGACTAGCTAATGAACAAGGCTTGCACAACTTGTTAACGGAGTCTCCCTGGTCAGTGAGTCGTCTGCGGCAGCATCGCTTAAATCTGATACTGGAGTTGACTCAGAAACAAGCGATGATCCTGCTAATTGATGAGACTGGGGATTGTAAAAAGGGAAACAGTACCGATTATGTGAAACGACAATACATCGGCAATGTTGGCAAGCGAGAAAATGGCATTGTGGTCGTCACCGCATACGGGCTATTCAAGGGCATGATTTTACCGTTGTGCTTTGAGGTGTACAAGCCGAGAGAACGACTCAAACCTGGAGAGAACTACCAGACGAAACCGCAAATTGCATCCACGATGATCCGTGAATTGATGGCAATGGGATTTCAGTTTGAGTTGGTGTTAGCCGATAGTTTGTATGGGGAGAGTGACTGCAACTTTATTTCAACGCTGGTTGCGCTCAAGTTGCCTTACATTGTGGCGATTCGCTCGAATCACGGGGTCTGGTTGCCGCAAGACCAGGAGGTCACGGCAGAACCCTGGCAGCAGTTCAAGCGCACCTTTAGCAACGGCGAAACTGAAGTCCGCTATCGACGTGAGATTATCTATGGCACTCGTGGCAGTGTCCGTTACTGGGAGTTGACCACCGACCCAGAAACGTTACCGGACAATTCAACTGTGTTTGTGATGAGCAATGCACCTGCCATCAAGCTTGATGAAATTGGTGATGCTTACGGTGATCGTACTTGGGTGGAATATGGACTCAAGCAAAGCAAGGATGCCCTGGGGTGGGCGGATTTCCGGGTGACGAACTACAAGCAGATTGAACGCTGGTGGGAGATCGTCATGAGTGCGTTTACGATGGTCAGTTTGTTTGCCGATGCGTTCAATTCTGAGTGTCCTTTATCCCAGCAAGTCTTCACGCAGCATCCCTGGTGGGACAATCAACGGGGGTGGAAAAATCTGCTCAATAATTTACGTTTAGTGATTGAACCGTGGGTTGCCTTTAACCATCTCAAACAGTGGTTAACTGTGTTTTTCATTCCCACTCTAGAGCAAGGATTTGCCCAATTGATTGAACGAATGCAGCAATTTTACTGCCCTATCATTCACGAACTGCTCCTACGGCGTATCTTATTTAACTCTGCTTAA
- the dnaG gene encoding DNA primase produces the protein MEIPRLHPDTIDQVKQRVDIVDVVSEHVVLRKQGKDFTGLCPFHDDKSPSFTVSPSKQFYYCFSCGAGGNAFKFLMELGKRSFSEVVLELARRYNVSVQTLKPDERQEFQRQLSVREQLYEILALTARFYQHALNQSQGQMALEYLTSKRRLNQETIQHFQLGYAPGGWETLHGYLVEQKHFSAKLVEQAGLVVPRKEGDGFYDRFRDRLMIPIHDLQGRVVGFGGRTLGEDQPKYLNSPETELFDKGKILFALDKARAAIAKQDQAVVVEGYFDVIALHSAGISNAVASMGTALSVQQVRQLLRYTESKRIVLNFDADAAGGKAAERAIGEVASLAYQGEVQLRILTIPAGKDPDEFLQSHSAETYQKLLDDSPLWLDWEIQQAIADRDLNQADQFQQSVQAIVKLLGNLPNATLRTHYIHYCAELLSQGNARMMLRLEEDLRVQVRGERWHGRSQKWQTTSDRTLLEESEAQLLRLYLHAPQHRAAIAEALEERDLEFSFSHHRFLWRQILELQEAEARSQEPEDGEMGRWGDGENSIQNSKFKIPPHPTPHTPHPTPDLISSLQDRCTDFPREMTQVYPLFNLDEKTKRDILRASLTIRAATACMERVMCEKRCRHFQDLWEKTDCSTAQELGQLYQQKIYIEKQRIAELDRQRQVTFADLVQTSAPSFGDG, from the coding sequence ATGGAAATCCCCCGCCTCCACCCAGACACGATCGACCAGGTTAAACAGCGGGTCGATATTGTGGATGTGGTTTCCGAACATGTGGTGTTGCGGAAACAGGGGAAGGACTTTACCGGGTTGTGTCCGTTCCACGATGACAAGTCGCCCAGCTTTACGGTTAGCCCCAGCAAGCAGTTTTACTATTGCTTTAGCTGCGGTGCCGGGGGGAATGCGTTTAAGTTTTTGATGGAGCTGGGAAAGCGATCGTTTAGCGAAGTGGTGCTGGAACTGGCACGGCGCTATAACGTTTCGGTGCAGACGCTGAAGCCCGACGAGCGGCAAGAGTTCCAGCGGCAACTTTCAGTGCGGGAGCAACTGTACGAAATTCTGGCGTTAACCGCCCGCTTCTATCAACATGCGTTGAATCAATCGCAGGGACAAATGGCGCTGGAGTATCTTACCTCCAAGCGGCGGTTGAACCAGGAAACGATTCAGCACTTTCAATTGGGTTACGCACCGGGAGGGTGGGAAACCCTACACGGCTACCTGGTGGAGCAAAAGCATTTCTCTGCCAAGCTGGTGGAACAGGCAGGGTTGGTGGTTCCGCGCAAGGAGGGGGATGGTTTCTACGATCGCTTCCGCGATCGGCTGATGATCCCGATTCATGATTTGCAGGGACGGGTCGTGGGCTTTGGCGGACGGACACTGGGAGAGGATCAGCCCAAATACCTCAACTCCCCCGAAACGGAACTATTTGATAAAGGCAAAATCCTGTTTGCCCTGGACAAAGCCCGGGCGGCGATCGCTAAACAGGATCAGGCAGTGGTCGTCGAGGGCTACTTTGATGTGATTGCCCTGCACAGCGCAGGCATCTCCAATGCGGTTGCTTCAATGGGAACCGCCCTGAGCGTCCAGCAGGTGCGCCAGCTGTTGCGTTATACCGAGTCCAAACGGATTGTGTTGAACTTTGATGCGGATGCAGCGGGGGGTAAGGCAGCGGAACGGGCGATCGGGGAAGTGGCATCGCTGGCCTACCAGGGGGAGGTGCAACTGCGAATTCTGACCATTCCAGCGGGTAAAGATCCGGATGAGTTTCTGCAAAGCCATTCTGCCGAAACCTACCAAAAACTGCTGGATGATTCTCCCCTCTGGCTTGACTGGGAGATCCAACAGGCGATCGCCGATCGGGACTTGAACCAGGCAGACCAATTCCAACAAAGTGTCCAGGCAATTGTCAAACTGCTGGGTAATCTGCCTAATGCCACCCTGCGCACCCACTACATTCACTATTGCGCCGAGTTACTGAGTCAGGGCAACGCCCGTATGATGCTGCGCCTGGAAGAAGATTTGCGGGTGCAGGTGCGGGGAGAACGCTGGCACGGACGATCGCAAAAATGGCAGACCACCAGCGATCGCACCCTCCTGGAAGAATCGGAAGCCCAATTACTGCGCCTCTATCTGCATGCACCCCAGCATCGAGCCGCGATCGCCGAGGCACTGGAAGAACGGGATCTGGAATTTAGCTTTTCCCACCATCGGTTTCTCTGGCGACAAATTTTAGAGTTGCAAGAAGCAGAAGCCAGGAGCCAGGAGCCAGAAGATGGGGAGATGGGGAGATGGGGAGATGGGGAGAATTCAATTCAAAATTCAAAATTCAAAATTCCTCCACACCCCACACCCCACACCCCACACCCAACACCCGACTTAATTTCCTCCCTCCAGGATCGCTGCACCGATTTTCCGCGGGAAATGACACAGGTTTATCCCTTGTTTAACCTGGATGAAAAAACAAAGCGGGATATTTTGCGGGCATCGCTGACCATCCGGGCGGCAACGGCTTGTATGGAGCGGGTGATGTGTGAAAAGCGCTGCCGCCATTTTCAAGATTTGTGGGAAAAAACGGATTGTTCCACGGCGCAGGAGTTGGGTCAGCTTTATCAACAGAAGATCTATATTGAAAAGCAACGGATTGCCGAACTCGATCGCCAGCGACAGGTAACATTTGCGGATCTGGTGCAGACATCTGCTCCCTCGTTTGGAGACGGATAG
- a CDS encoding transposase: MTIAQREQQIHRVKAVSFQPELDEALEQALREAVISAVKITLESALKEELKAELAKMGDDRPRRSGYFQRRLDTQYGQVKDLRVPKLRERNPEREWQILQRYQRGLGNLLNWLCCLYVMGLSLRDLQEALYFLIGHVLSRSAVNQVTLQIQQHLDTRRLAPIGKTPAILIVDGVWVEIQYTREAFKLDRAGHLRQSRQAEERVILAVLAVWEDGSYEILHYEIASDEGEAEWEALFEHLIARGLQADAVKLVVSDGSLGLPKALKKTLPQAQQQRCITHKIRGIERYLSYEDLPKTDEQEQPLKREDAKRQRRFEIASEAYQIYNAETLEQARQRLEQFITKWETQEPKAIQVFQRDLELTLTFYQFAPNLHRHIRTTNHLERLFREFRTKSDEIGAFPHETSCLTVFFLVIERDHAKHDRKTVAKNS; this comes from the coding sequence ATGACCATAGCCCAACGAGAACAACAAATCCATCGAGTCAAAGCCGTCAGTTTTCAACCTGAACTGGATGAGGCGTTAGAACAGGCCCTCAGAGAGGCCGTCATCAGTGCCGTCAAAATCACCTTGGAGAGCGCACTGAAAGAGGAACTCAAGGCAGAACTAGCCAAAATGGGAGACGATCGACCTCGACGTTCCGGGTATTTTCAACGGAGACTCGATACCCAGTATGGCCAGGTGAAGGATTTGCGAGTTCCGAAATTACGAGAACGCAACCCAGAACGAGAGTGGCAGATTCTCCAACGTTACCAACGGGGCTTAGGCAACCTGCTCAACTGGTTGTGTTGTTTGTATGTGATGGGACTGTCGTTGAGAGATTTGCAAGAGGCGCTATATTTTCTCATAGGACATGTGCTTTCCCGCAGTGCTGTGAACCAAGTCACCCTCCAGATTCAGCAACACTTAGACACTCGTCGCTTAGCCCCGATTGGCAAAACCCCTGCGATATTAATCGTCGATGGGGTGTGGGTAGAGATTCAATATACCCGAGAAGCGTTTAAGCTAGACCGGGCAGGACATCTGCGACAAAGTCGGCAGGCCGAAGAACGGGTAATTTTGGCAGTTCTAGCCGTCTGGGAGGATGGGTCTTATGAAATCCTGCATTATGAGATTGCCTCCGACGAAGGAGAAGCAGAGTGGGAGGCCTTGTTTGAGCATTTAATCGCCCGAGGACTGCAAGCCGATGCGGTGAAATTAGTGGTCAGTGATGGCAGTTTGGGATTGCCCAAGGCGTTGAAAAAGACCTTGCCCCAGGCCCAACAGCAACGCTGTATCACGCACAAAATCCGAGGGATTGAGCGCTATTTGAGTTATGAGGATTTGCCGAAAACCGATGAGCAGGAACAACCCCTGAAGCGGGAAGATGCCAAACGGCAGCGTCGATTTGAAATTGCCTCTGAGGCTTATCAAATCTACAATGCAGAGACTTTGGAGCAGGCAAGGCAACGGTTAGAGCAATTCATCACCAAATGGGAAACACAAGAACCCAAAGCCATCCAAGTCTTTCAACGCGATCTAGAGTTGACCCTGACTTTCTATCAATTTGCACCAAACCTGCATCGGCATATTCGCACCACTAATCATTTGGAGCGGCTATTTCGAGAATTTCGCACCAAGTCAGATGAAATTGGGGCATTCCCGCATGAAACGAGTTGCCTCACTGTCTTTTTCCTCGTGATTGAGCGTGATCATGCCAAACATGACCGTAAAACCGTGGCGAAAAATTCGTGA